CCCGAGGCAGATCCACCGGCAGAGGACTAGATCCCAGCAGGCTGTACTTTTTCTcaaaatttcatatttttaaattcctAGTAGGCGTTGGAGCTCgaaatttcacatttttgtcGACCTAGTCTAGACCCGACGGAGTTCAGGTCATTCCTTTTCAACATCTCGAACTGAACACATCGCTccagtaaaataaaaaggaaatgaaaaattaatccAAATTCTAAATTTTAGTTGAGGCCAAACACAACTATTTTCCCAGcagcaaaaaccaaaataaaaacgtAAGTATAATAaaagaaccaaaaataaatactaagtttaaatcaaaattattaaaattcaaaaaaaaaattcaaactcaaattcaaattaataaataaaaataaataatataaagaaaatattaggcataatttaaatattaaaataaatattaatataatattttattttattttcatagttcaaaaatatcaacaaTATCTGGAGAAGCCGTTGGCCCTAACCGAAACTAAGCCTTCAACATGGTTCTGATGCTCGTGTGCTCCTTCGATCCCTTCTACATTGGACCCTGCCCTCCCGGCTGCTTGGCGCCTCTGAAGGGTGGATGCTGCTCTCCGTGCTGTGGCCCTTCCTGTGGACCTTGCTGCGGGCCTTGCGGCCCCTGTGGTTGCTGCAGCTCTTGCCCCTGCGGATGGTAGGGCGTCGATTGGAAATAATTTGGCGGAAACGTTGTGATGAGTAAGGAGCTATTTCATCCTTCCGTATGCCGACTACAATATGAGACTACCACGTTGTGAAAGCTGTACTCGTTGCTGCTGGGGAGATCAGTTGCTGTTGAATCTCGTCCCTTGGCCTAGGAACACTCACACCagtttcctcatccaaaaccaTTTAGAGCAGACTGTTTCGAAATAAAGTGAATATAAAAGTATTTGGACTTGTCGGCTAGGGGGACAGAGGTTGCACTCCCACTAGTGCACATGTTGTCCTAGGTAAGGACTCGCCT
This region of Drosophila bipectinata strain 14024-0381.07 chromosome 2L, DbipHiC1v2, whole genome shotgun sequence genomic DNA includes:
- the LOC108132241 gene encoding male-specific sperm protein Mst84Dd codes for the protein MVLMLVCSFDPFYIGPCPPGCLAPLKGGCCSPCCGPSCGPCCGPCGPCGCCSSCPCGW